Part of the bacterium genome, GGCGGCTCGTGGCCCAGCGCCCGATAGATGAGAATCTGCTTCGGCGTGTTGGAGATGTGGTCGTCACCCCGCAGAACATGGGTTATGCGCATGGCGACGTCGTCCACGGTGACGGTGAAGTTGTAGAGCGGGTGCCCTTCCGCGACCGACGGCCGGCGCCAGAGGATGAAGTCCTCGATGTCCGCGTCGGCGAAGGAAACACGTCCGCGCTGGGTCGGTTCCACCCAGGCGGTATCTCCCTCCGGGACGGCGAAGCGCACGGCGTAAGGCTCTCCGGCGTCCATGCGGCGACGGGCCTCCCCGCGGTCGAGGTCCCGACAGCGGCCCGAGTAGCGGTAGGCCTCCTTCCGCCTGTGCGCCTCCTCCCGCTCGGCGTCCAGCTCCCCGGGTGAGCAGAAGCAGGGGTAGGCGGCGCCGGATTCCAGGAGCCTCTCCGCGGCCTCCCGGTAGAAGTCGTACCGCTCGCTCTGCAGGTAGGGCGCGCAAGGGCCGCCCACGTCCGGGCCCTCGTCCCAGTCCAGCCCCAGCCAGCGCAGGGCCGCAAGAATCGCCGAGAGCGACTCCGGCGTCGAGCGCTCCACGTCCGTGTCCTCGATGCGCAGGATATAGGTCCCCCCAGTTCCCCGGGCGAGGAGGAAGTTGTAGAGGGCGGTGCGCACGTGGCCCACGTGGAGGTGTCCCGTGGGGCTGGGTGCGAAGCGGACCCGGCAGTTATCGGAAGACAAATCCACTTCTGGCGAACCCCTCTCCCCGACCCGTAGGCGAGCCGTAAGCGAGCTTCCCCCCAGAGGGGGGAGGGAGATAAGGGCGGGCCGCAGCCCGCCCCAAATTTAATCTACCCGCGGACCGTCGGGCTAATAGCCGTAGCCGCCGCCGCCGCCACCACCACCACCACCCTTTTCCTTCTCCTGAGCCGCCTGTTCCGCCTCGGCGTGACGCTGGGCGATTTCGGCCAGAATCTCGTCCAGGTGGTTCTCCACCTCGGCCTGGGCGACCAGTGAATCCACCCAGGCCCGGTAGAAGGAGTTCTTGAGGACCGAGATCATGTCCCCGCGCAGACCCTCCAGGCGGTTGCCGTAAGCCAGGGGCGAGGGCTCGGAGACGCTCTTTCCGCGGACGATGTAGAAACCGTCGCGGTCGCGGACCACGCCCGAGAGCTCGTCGGACTTTAGCTCGAAGGCGGTGCGGGCCGCCACGGGGGCGGTGCCCAGGCCGGGGATGTTTCCGTTCCGGGTTATCTGATCGGCGGAGACGACCTGGTCGCCCAATTCACCGGCGGCGCGGTCCAGACCGACGTTCTTCGCCAGGGCCTCGAGCTCCCCCGCGTGTTTTTCCGCCATGTCCCACGCCTTCTGGTTGAGCACCTTGGCCTCCACCCGGCCCCGGACGTCCTCGAAGGGGTAGGGTTTTTCCGAGGTCCGCTCCAACACGCGCAAGACGTAGAAGTCGTGCTTGAACGCCGCGTCGGGGTCGGTGGGGTCCTCGTGGGTGCGGGCGAGGATGCCGGAGACCTGCCCCGGTTCCAGCTTGAAGGCGGCGTCGCGGAACTGGTTGAATCGGCCTATTTTCGCGTCCACGATGATGGCGTCCTGGGCGAAGGGCCCCGCCCGCTGGACCTCCACGCCGGGGATGAGGGCCGCGGCCTGCTCCAGGCTCTTGCCCTCGGAGAGCGCCTGGGAAAGCGTGCCCTGGAACTTGTCCATGGCGCTGAGCGCCTGGTCCATCCGCAGGCGGTTCTCCAGCTCGGCCCGCATCTCCTCGAAGGTCGGCACGTCCGACTCCCGGCGGATGACGTGCCAGCCGTACGCGGTCCTCACCGGCTCCGGGCTCGTGGCGCCGGGTTCGAGGGCGTAGGCGGCCTCCTCGAACTCGGGGACCATCTCACCGGGCCCGAAGAAGCCCAGGTCCTCGGCGACGACTTCCGGCTGCGCGTCGGTCGGACCGGGGGTTTGGGAGTACTCGTCGAAGATTTTTTCGAAATCGGTCCCGCCCGACGGCGCGCCGTTCAACCGTTCGATGACGGCGGCCGCCCTGGCCCGGGCCGCCTCGACCGTTTTTTCGTCCGCGTCGGGCGGGGTGACGAAGAGGATGTGGCGCACGTGGATTCTGCCGGCGGAGGTCTCCTCTTCCTTCACCTGATCGTAGTAGGCCAGGAGGTTTTCATCGGTGAGCTCCACCCGCGCGTAGAGGTCGTCGAAAACCAGGGCGACGTAGTCCACGCATGCCTGGGCCGGGGCCATGAACTCGTCGGTGTGGGCGTCGTAGTACGCGCGCGTCTCGGCCTCGGCGAGAACGATGTCACCCACGAAGTCGCCGTAGGATATCTTGGTGAAATCGGCGGAGGCGAACTGGTTCGAATCGAGGAACTCGGCGCGCACCATGGGCTCGGGGACGTAAACCGCGTCGAAGATGATGGAGTGGACCTTCTCCACCAGGAGCTGGCGCCCGAGGGTCCGCCGGTACTCATCGTCGTTGGTGCCCTGATCGCGCAGGAAGGCCTCGTAAAGGTTGCGGTCGAAGGCCCCGTTCTCTGTGCGGAAGTAGGGCGCCTGCTCGATGGTCTGGCTGACCTCCTCCTCGGTGACGCCCAGGCCCCACTCCGTGGCCTTCTGCCGGACGACGTAGTCCTCGATTATGAGCTCGATGGCGTCCTGGCCGGCCATATCGCGCAGCGTGGGCTCCACGGACGGGTCGTAGAAATCGCCCATGCGGGAGCGCTCGTTCGCCACGTACCGGCGGAAGAGGCCCTCGGCGAGCTGGTAGTACTCGTAGTACGGAACCTCCTCGCCGTTGACGACGAGGACCATGGGCGACTTTTGGCAGCCGCCGCCCTTGTTGTAGCTCATGCCCCAGGCGAAAACGATGGTCCCCAGAAAGCCGATGATGGCGATCCAGAGAATGGGCTTCATCTTCTCGCGCATGGCGCGCATGACCATCGCAGTACCTCCCGGTTGTGGTGTGACCACTCCAGGCTTCGCGATTTAGGGTTAGTAGCCTTCTTAAGGTCAGCGCCGCGGATTATCCCCGCCAGCTTCTGGAGCGGGGCGGGAGACGTATTGTACCACACCCCCGGGAATAAATGCGCCCCGGGGGTGATGGCGTCCCGGGGAAAAACCGCCTTTTTTTTCGCAAGAAACCGGACCGGTTGAAAACGGCGAAAAGCGTTGACCTTCAAGGGAGTTAATGTTATCATACCCCCTTTAAACAGACCCACGTACCCCCCTCACCCACCCCATCAAACATGACCCTGCGCGAACAGTCCATCCAGAAGGTCTCCGTAGACGAGGAGATGCGCCGGAGCTACCTCTCGTACGCGATGAGCGTCATCGTCGGCCGCGCCCTGCCCGACGTGCGCGACGGCCTCAAGCCGGTTCACCGCCGCCTCATCTACGCCATGCAGGGCCTGGGATTGGCCTCCAACAAGCCGCACCGCAAAGCGGCCCGCATCGTCGGCGAGGCCATGGGCAAGTTCCACCCCCACGGCGACCAGGCGCTCTACGACACCCTCGTGGGCCTGGGCCAGGACTTCACCAGCCGCTACCCCCTGGTGGACCCCCAGGGCAACTTCGGCTCCCTGGACGGCGACCCTCCCGCGGCGATGCGCTACACGGAGGCGCGCCTGAGTAAGCTGGCCGAGGAGATGCTCGCCGACATCGAATCGGACACGGTGGACTTCGTCCCCAACTTCGACAACTCACTCACCGAACCGGTCGTCCTGCCGTCGCGCATCCCGAACCTGTTGATAAACGGCTCCACGGGCATCGCCGTGGGTATGGCGAGCCACATGCCGCCGCACAACCTGGGCGAGGTGTGCCGGGCCCTCGTGCGCTACATCGAAGACCCCGAGGTGAGCCTCGGCGAGTTGATGAAGCTCGTTCCCGGTCCGGATTTCCCGACGGGCGGTGTCATCCTCGGCCGTGAGGGGCTCCTCGAAGCCTACGCCACGGGGCGCGGGAAGTTGACCGTGCGCGGCCGGACGACCGTGGAGGAGCCCAAAAAAGGCAGGGCGCGCATCGTCGTCACCGAAATACCGTACCAGGTGAACAAGTCCCGCCTCGTGGAGCAGATAGCCGACCTGGTGCGCTCGAAAACCGTGGACGGCGTGGCCGACCTGCGCGACGAGTCGGACCGCCGGGGCGTGCGCATCGTGGTGGAGCTGAAGAAAGAGGCGAATCCCGAGATAATCCTCAACCACCTCTACCGGCACACCCAGCTCCAGACCACCTTCGGGGTCATCAACCTGGCGCTGGTGTCGGGCGAGCCCCAGTACCTGAGCCTCGTGGACCTCCTGGGCCGGTTCGTCGAGCACCGGATCGAGGTGGTGGAACGCCGGAGCCGGTACGAGCTGGACCAGGCGAAGCGACGGGCCCACATCGTCGAGGGCCTCCTGGTCGCCCTGGGCGACATGGACCGCATCGTGGCCACCCTGCGCTCCTCCCCGGACACCGCCACGGCGCAGAACCGGCTGATGAGCGGCTGGTCGCTTTCCGAGCCCCAGGCCAAGGCCATCCTCGAGATGCGCCTGTCGCGGCTGGTGGCCCTGGAGCACAAAAAGCTCGCCGACTCCTACGACGAGCTCACCCGGACCATCGCCCGCCTCGAAGAGCTCCTGGGCGACCGGCAGAAAATCAAGAACGTCATCAAAGAGGAGCTCACCGAGGTGGCGAAAAAGTACTCGGACGACCGTCGGACGGGCATCGTCGAGGGCTCCCTGACCGACATGGAAGCGACCGACCTCATCGCCGACGAGAGCACGCTGGTGGCGCTCACCCGTGAAGGCTACGTCAAGCGGATGCAACCCGACACCTACCGGGCCCAGGGTCGGGGCGGCGTCGGGGTCACCGGCATCCAGACCAAGGAGGAGGACTTCGTCGAGCAGCTCTTCATCGCCCGGACCCACGACTACCTGCTGTGCTTCACCACCGACGGGCGGTGCTACTGGCTGAAAATCTATCAGATACCCGAGGCCTCGCGCCTGGCCCGGGGCACCGCCATCGTCAACCTCCTCGAGCTCGACGAGGGGGAGAAGATAACGGCCGTGGTGCCGGTCCGCGACCTGTACGACAAAGAAAACTACCTCGTCATGGCCACGGCCCGGGGGATGGTGAAGAAGACCGAGCTCTCCGCCTTCGCCAACCCGCGCAAGGGCGGAATCATCGCCATCGGCCTGGGGTCCGACGATCGGCTGATAGGGGTGAGGCTGACCGACGGCCGGCAGCACGTCCTTTTGGCCACGCGCAACGGCCGGGCCGTCCGGTTCGCCGAGGTGCAGACCCGCCCCATGGGGCGCGCCGCCGGGGGTGTGATCGGCATCCGCCTGACCGAGCCCCAGGACGCCGTGGTGGGCATGGCCGTGGTGGACCCCGCCGGGGGTACATATTCCGAGATTCTGGTCGCCACCGCCAACGGCTACGGCAAACGGACGCCTCTGGAGGAGTACCCGCTGAAGAACCGGGGCGGCCTCGGCGTCATCAACATCAAGACCACACTGCGCAACGGCCCGGTGGTCATGACGCGCCTGATCGGGGGCGACGAGGAGCTTCTGCTCATTTCCGAGGGCGGGATGGTCACCCGCTACCCGGCCAGCGAGGTCTCCGTCATGGGGCGCAACACCCAGGGGGTGCGGCTGATGCGCTTTAAGGAGGGGGACGCCCTCTCCGCGGTGGCGGTTCTGGTGGAGGAGGAGGCGGTGGAGGCGGAAGAGGAGGAGGAGGAATAGAACAGGCCGGGGGGGCGTCGTGTGGAAAACGGGGGGGCGTTGTGCAGAAAAATGGCGGGCGCAGAGGCCCGCCTTCAAGTTCGTGAACGATGCGAAATCGAATCGTAGGGGGCGACCGTCCACGGTCACCCGCGGGCGGGTGTGGACACCCGCCCCTACGTTATCCAATCGGTGTCGGCTAGAAGCCCGCCTTGATGGCCCCCCAGGAGGTCTCTGCGACGTCATCGCCGCTCTCGCCTATGTACCAGTCGTGAAGGTCTTTAAAATCATCTAAAAATATGAGGTCCCCAATGGCTTTATAGAAGCCGAACGACGCGTAGTCGCCGGTATCCATCGGGCTAAACCAGGTGTCGAACACGGTGCCCTTGTTCGCTAACCCCTGAACACTAAACCAGGGCGAGAGGGTCTCGGCCCGGTACGGCGAGCCCGGGTGGGCGTCGGAGTTGCACTGCCAGTTCTCGCCGGACATGTCCCCGGTGACGTGGTCGGTGTCTATCTCCCACTCACCGGGCCTACCGTGCAGGTCCTGATACCAGCCGCCGCTGGAGAAGTCCTCGACACCGTAGCCCCCAGCTTGCAGGGGCAGGATGCTCTTCCCCTCGGCGATGACCTCCACGTTGTCAATCGCCCACCAACCCTGGGGGTCCACCTTGGTGCCGTACTCGAAGGCCAGGCAGCTCATGTTCCCGACCATGCCGGACATGTCAATGGACTGATGGCCGGTCACGTCGTCGGGGGAGTCCCAGGTAAAAATGTTGGTGTATTTGCCCTCGCCCCAATTGACGCCGCGGATTTCGATGATATGCAGGTGAAAGCCCTCGTCCACACCGATCAGGTTGGAGCGCCACACGAATACGATTTTAAGGTCTCTTACGCCGTAGTAGTCGTCGAGCATGAGGTCTAAACTACCGTAAGGGCCGTCGGTGTCCTCGAATGTGTGTACCAGGATGTCGTGGTAGTCGTCGTAGTCGAGGTATAGCTGGCAGTTATCGCCCGCGTCGGCGGTTTTCTGAGAGTAAGAGATACTCATCAAGACGCCGTCATAGCCGGAGAGGTTGATGGGCTGACCCATGTACCACAAAGAGGCGCAGTCGTTGGAGCCGTAGACGTTCAGGCCCTCGCGGTCGCAGCGGACCTCGCTTTCCCGGAATAGATACCACTTGGCGTTGTACTGCGTGGGCGGCTCAATTTCACCCACGGACACCGTCTCCCCGG contains:
- a CDS encoding SurA N-terminal domain-containing protein, with product MVMRAMREKMKPILWIAIIGFLGTIVFAWGMSYNKGGGCQKSPMVLVVNGEEVPYYEYYQLAEGLFRRYVANERSRMGDFYDPSVEPTLRDMAGQDAIELIIEDYVVRQKATEWGLGVTEEEVSQTIEQAPYFRTENGAFDRNLYEAFLRDQGTNDDEYRRTLGRQLLVEKVHSIIFDAVYVPEPMVRAEFLDSNQFASADFTKISYGDFVGDIVLAEAETRAYYDAHTDEFMAPAQACVDYVALVFDDLYARVELTDENLLAYYDQVKEEETSAGRIHVRHILFVTPPDADEKTVEAARARAAAVIERLNGAPSGGTDFEKIFDEYSQTPGPTDAQPEVVAEDLGFFGPGEMVPEFEEAAYALEPGATSPEPVRTAYGWHVIRRESDVPTFEEMRAELENRLRMDQALSAMDKFQGTLSQALSEGKSLEQAAALIPGVEVQRAGPFAQDAIIVDAKIGRFNQFRDAAFKLEPGQVSGILARTHEDPTDPDAAFKHDFYVLRVLERTSEKPYPFEDVRGRVEAKVLNQKAWDMAEKHAGELEALAKNVGLDRAAGELGDQVVSADQITRNGNIPGLGTAPVAARTAFELKSDELSGVVRDRDGFYIVRGKSVSEPSPLAYGNRLEGLRGDMISVLKNSFYRAWVDSLVAQAEVENHLDEILAEIAQRHAEAEQAAQEKEKGGGGGGGGGGYGY
- the gyrA gene encoding DNA gyrase subunit A, which produces MTLREQSIQKVSVDEEMRRSYLSYAMSVIVGRALPDVRDGLKPVHRRLIYAMQGLGLASNKPHRKAARIVGEAMGKFHPHGDQALYDTLVGLGQDFTSRYPLVDPQGNFGSLDGDPPAAMRYTEARLSKLAEEMLADIESDTVDFVPNFDNSLTEPVVLPSRIPNLLINGSTGIAVGMASHMPPHNLGEVCRALVRYIEDPEVSLGELMKLVPGPDFPTGGVILGREGLLEAYATGRGKLTVRGRTTVEEPKKGRARIVVTEIPYQVNKSRLVEQIADLVRSKTVDGVADLRDESDRRGVRIVVELKKEANPEIILNHLYRHTQLQTTFGVINLALVSGEPQYLSLVDLLGRFVEHRIEVVERRSRYELDQAKRRAHIVEGLLVALGDMDRIVATLRSSPDTATAQNRLMSGWSLSEPQAKAILEMRLSRLVALEHKKLADSYDELTRTIARLEELLGDRQKIKNVIKEELTEVAKKYSDDRRTGIVEGSLTDMEATDLIADESTLVALTREGYVKRMQPDTYRAQGRGGVGVTGIQTKEEDFVEQLFIARTHDYLLCFTTDGRCYWLKIYQIPEASRLARGTAIVNLLELDEGEKITAVVPVRDLYDKENYLVMATARGMVKKTELSAFANPRKGGIIAIGLGSDDRLIGVRLTDGRQHVLLATRNGRAVRFAEVQTRPMGRAAGGVIGIRLTEPQDAVVGMAVVDPAGGTYSEILVATANGYGKRTPLEEYPLKNRGGLGVINIKTTLRNGPVVMTRLIGGDEELLLISEGGMVTRYPASEVSVMGRNTQGVRLMRFKEGDALSAVAVLVEEEAVEAEEEEEE